Proteins encoded by one window of Haliotis asinina isolate JCU_RB_2024 chromosome 6, JCU_Hal_asi_v2, whole genome shotgun sequence:
- the LOC137288025 gene encoding sex-determining region Y protein-like: MEAEEGVQRQEEVVSNHPQQRQEEVVSNHPQQRQGEMVSNHPQHRHREMVSNHPQQQQEEMVSNHPQGQREEVVSNHPQQRQEEVVSNHPQQRQGEMVSNHPQQQQEEMVSNHPQGQREEVVSNHPQQ; encoded by the exons ATGGAAGCCGAGGAA GGAGTACAGCGACAGGAGGAGGTGGTGAGCAACCATCCTCAGCAGCGACAGGAGGAGGTGGTGAGCAACCATCCTCAGCAGCGACAGGGGGAGATGGTGAGCAACCATCCTCAGCACCGACATAGGGAGATGGTGAGCAACCATCCTCAGCAGCAACAGGAGGAGATGGTAAGCAACCATCCTCAGGGCCAACGGGAGGAGGTGGTGAGCAACCATCCTCAGCAGCGACAGGAGGAGGTGGTGAGCAACCATCCTCAGCAGCGACAGGGGGAGATGGTGAGCAACCATCCTCAGCAGCAACAGGAGGAGATGGTAAGCAACCATCCTCAGGGCCAACGGGAGGAGGTGGTGAGCAACCATCCTCAGCAGTGA